A single genomic interval of Desulfuromonas sp. harbors:
- the tkt gene encoding transketolase — protein MSEKFTEAATESINTIRMLSADAVEKANSGHPGTPMEAAPIAYLLYRHHLRHNPANPEWPGRDRFILSCGHASMLLYSSLFLSGYDLTLDDLKNFRQLGSPTAGHPEFGHLPGIETTTGPLGQGIAVAAGMAMGARFLQKNVSQELFDYRTYCLCSDGDLMEGVSAEAASLAGHLRLGSLICLYLDNKITIEGDTSLAFTEEVATRYLSYGWQVQHVEGENLDDINRAIEKAKHSPRPSLILARSHIGYGAPNKQDTAAAHGAPLGQDELKLTKQFLGRDPEQTFQVPEAAVSHMGEVKSIGANLEADWQKKLAEELKENTKLAAWQQAANGELPAGWDDLPTFAAGEKLATRQASGQTLNALADKLPLLLGGSADLGPSNNTTLKNETSFGPCTSGRNIHFGVREHAMGAVMNGLAHTDGLIPFGGTFLIFADYMRPPIRLAAMMGLQTVYVLTHDSIGLGEDGPTHQPIEQLPGLRAVPNLTVIRPGDANETVEAWKAAIANQSGPTALILSRQGWPTIDREQYPPAAELHKGAYVLKQESSKLDAVLIASGSEVPLAMTAAAELEADGLGVRVVSMPSWELFELQSQEYRDEVLPRDCPNRVAIEAASIFGWERYIGSKGLVIGMSGFGASGPADQLMQHFGFTVENVKAKVKSLIAD, from the coding sequence ATGTCTGAAAAATTTACCGAAGCTGCTACCGAATCGATCAACACCATCCGTATGTTATCCGCCGATGCCGTCGAAAAAGCCAACTCGGGCCACCCCGGGACACCGATGGAAGCTGCCCCGATCGCCTATCTGCTCTACCGCCATCACCTGCGCCACAACCCGGCCAACCCTGAATGGCCTGGCCGCGATCGTTTTATCCTGTCGTGCGGTCATGCTTCGATGCTGCTCTACAGCTCGCTTTTTCTCTCCGGCTACGACCTGACGCTTGACGACCTGAAAAATTTCCGTCAGCTCGGCAGTCCGACCGCCGGCCACCCGGAGTTCGGTCATCTGCCCGGCATCGAAACAACGACCGGCCCACTCGGTCAGGGGATCGCGGTTGCCGCCGGCATGGCGATGGGCGCCCGCTTTCTGCAGAAGAATGTCAGCCAGGAGTTGTTCGACTACCGGACCTACTGCCTCTGTTCCGATGGTGACCTGATGGAAGGGGTTTCCGCTGAAGCGGCTTCGCTGGCCGGCCATCTCCGTCTTGGCAGCCTGATCTGTCTTTATCTCGACAACAAGATTACCATTGAAGGGGATACCAGCCTCGCTTTTACCGAGGAAGTCGCAACCCGTTATCTCAGCTACGGCTGGCAGGTTCAGCATGTCGAGGGCGAAAATCTCGACGATATCAACCGGGCTATCGAAAAGGCAAAACATTCGCCGCGACCGTCACTGATTCTGGCGCGCAGCCATATCGGTTACGGCGCTCCGAACAAACAGGATACCGCAGCCGCGCACGGTGCGCCGCTCGGTCAGGATGAGTTGAAGCTGACCAAGCAGTTCCTCGGCCGGGATCCCGAACAAACGTTTCAGGTTCCCGAGGCTGCAGTTTCGCACATGGGTGAAGTAAAGAGCATCGGCGCAAACCTTGAAGCCGATTGGCAGAAAAAACTGGCAGAAGAGCTGAAAGAGAATACGAAACTCGCTGCCTGGCAGCAGGCTGCAAATGGCGAGCTGCCGGCAGGGTGGGATGATCTGCCGACCTTCGCAGCCGGAGAAAAACTGGCGACCCGCCAGGCGAGCGGTCAGACCCTCAATGCCCTGGCCGACAAGCTGCCACTTCTGCTCGGCGGTTCCGCCGACCTCGGCCCCTCTAATAATACGACCCTGAAAAACGAAACATCCTTCGGCCCCTGTACGAGCGGCCGCAACATTCACTTCGGTGTCCGTGAACACGCCATGGGAGCGGTCATGAATGGCCTGGCCCACACCGACGGCCTGATTCCCTTCGGCGGCACCTTCCTGATCTTCGCCGACTACATGCGGCCGCCGATCCGCCTTGCAGCGATGATGGGCCTGCAAACAGTCTACGTTCTGACCCATGACTCGATCGGCCTCGGCGAAGACGGCCCGACCCATCAGCCGATTGAACAATTGCCGGGCCTGCGCGCCGTTCCAAATCTGACGGTGATCCGCCCCGGCGACGCCAACGAAACGGTTGAAGCCTGGAAGGCAGCGATCGCCAATCAGTCGGGACCGACTGCGCTGATTCTTTCGCGGCAGGGCTGGCCGACCATTGACCGCGAGCAATATCCGCCGGCCGCCGAACTGCACAAGGGCGCTTATGTCCTGAAGCAGGAAAGCTCGAAGCTCGATGCGGTTCTGATTGCCAGCGGCTCGGAAGTTCCTCTCGCCATGACAGCCGCTGCCGAACTCGAAGCTGATGGGCTCGGTGTGCGGGTCGTTTCGATGCCTTCGTGGGAACTGTTCGAATTGCAGAGCCAGGAATACCGTGACGAGGTTCTGCCGCGCGACTGCCCGAACCGGGTTGCCATCGAAGCTGCCAGCATCTTCGGCTGGGAACGCTACATCGGCAGCAAGGGCCTGGTTATCGGCATGTCCGGCTTCGGTGCCAGCGGCCCGGCCGACCAGCTGATGCAGCATTTCGGCTTTACCGTCGAAAACGTCAAGGCCAAGGTTAAATCACTTATCGCCGACTGA